The genomic window atttctgccctataagccctgaaaacacttaatacacatatccggcatcgaatggtaataagagaggattaaaattaacaaatttaaggccaaagaagcatattttcaatcatagcacaaaattaggaaggaaaatgtaaaacatgcgaattatatgcataagtgtgagaataatgaataaaatccactcaattcaatacaaaataaatcgcaaaatagtggtttatcaactcacattcaacattttccacATTCATTCATTACTTTTCATTATTACCTATTCTCAAACAATGACCTAGAGCAAGCGAGACaaaccacgacccttgctactacacaggtatcacaaatacacattcattcataatcttTCTTCATTATTACCGATTCCCAAACAATGACCCAGAGCAAGCGGGACAAACCATGACCCTTGCTACTACTCAGGTATCAcagacatacattcattcaaaactccataattaaacccGTTTATCAAAATTCTCCTTCCCCATCTCATACTCGAAGCAAGTGGataacgccactgcctactacccggggtcacacgtCACATTCATTTTCAAACCATCATTTCTGCACTTCCTCAATCACAATTCATTACTCCAAGTCTTTCTTCATCAATAAGTTATCACATTTCCTAGCTTCTTCTCATTAATAGGCatattataaaaatttaggacttaaaggatgaaaatggaggcatagaagtctgaaattcgggattaaaaactcaaaaatcaatttttcctGAAAACggggtcacgcgtgtgcgtcgcccacacgcacgcgtgggaagcgGAGAAAAGCAGGTGACGCATAAGCGTCGCCCATGCACATGCATGGGAAGTAGAGAggtagggtgacgcgtgcgcgttagCCATGCATACGCCTGGATGCGTTTTGTGCTCCTTGCACAAAACCAGCACgctaccatcacaactctctggaatttataCCACGCACCTGCATCAATACAGCAATGCGTACGCATTGGCCAGGTGCATGCGTGAGAGAGTAAAAAACGTGAGTGACGTGTGCGCGTCggctatgcgtgcgcgtcggagtacgttttaccaaaaattttactaagtttaaaAAGCCGCAGAATTTCATTTTCAAACCTCAAACTTCTGtcacacataacttcttctacaaaattcctttttcaaccatttctgaatCGTTGGAAAGATTGTTGAAtgaactttcataaaaatccaatttaGAAGAATTCCTAACTCCGAGAGCCGAGTTACAGAccgccgaagttggtcaaaaatcagtttttacccaaAAACAGAAATCATCAATTTTTCCAATGTTctcaagccaaattcatttccactcatccaaatgaccacaacccaaccacattcacataattacactcaaccaaaatcaaacctacctcatctacataattgAATTCAATTTCGTCACCTTCCACTCTTAAATTCCTAATTTCTTATTATTCCACATTCCTCCCATTTATTCACACACTCAATATTCaatatccattcaatctcatatgacatcacacaatacacacatcacttaccttccttacctttttccggcctccggcccaagattcacggcctccggcccaaattgacaatttaaatgcatattccacaaaccaatattcattacccaattcatcaaattctcaacacaccgaacatacaaattcacacaattctcaacccaatcattaatttacattacatatcaactatacatattagtaccaATCATTTAcataatccaaacttaatcctagaggcatctagcctaggaattctcatcacaccacacggtacttaaatgaaacttaaactgtACCTCTTGGAGCCAAaacaattgagcctcttctttgaaaGCCTCCCTCAATCGTAGCTCCAAACCTCACCCAAGAGTTCCACAAGCCAATTCAAGTTTCCAAGAGCACCAAAATCTCACACAACAACTCTTAACCCACTAAATAttgtgatgaatatcaccaatggctcatactagcGCACcctacaaaacttagatagaattataGAGGATAAGAAGAGTGACGCATGGCTGCAAACAGCTCATCAATCGAAGTTCtagagagaaagttatggtgatttgaagtttggaaagctaggttttctttctctcttctctctatccgcCCCTCCCTCTCGTTTTTAGGGTAAATGAGCTTAAATGCTTATAACtagtgtttatatatgttgggtcttgggaccacttgggcccggttcacttggtttagtccgttggcccaattttgggccaaaacctccaagattagagttttaaatcgtattttaaatatttatatcgTCTCAAATTATAAATTCTCATTTCTTAACCTTATTCGCTTATAATTAATTTCCTTAGTTGCAATACCGGAccgatctcagccggtactgccggtcaaattttTAGTGCgcatttttacgcagaaaactatgtttctTGACTCAGAAAActtcactgagtccaaatattatatttaaattatcaaattccgattgctaaattttttaaccatattcgctcctatttaatttattatttaattaattacggtttgatcAGATTTTACAGCATACATGAATGTGCATAAAAAGAAATGATGGAAGGTTAGGAGTGCATATTTTTGTTATTGGATTGATATAGGTTAAGTTGGATacctaaactaatcaaggattcaattgaattagtccacttagccatatttaTCCTACCTTAGCCCTAAACCCATTACAACCCTATGAAGTCCTCAAGATAATTACATTCATGCATTATATGTTTGTTGATTGTTATATGAAAGGCAAATCCTTGAAAGAATGATtaggaggagacttgagtgattaaaccctagacACCGTGTGATtggagtgtatacacacctagtgagggttcaattactcaattttATATTTCCACACCTCTTATCATGAATTCTTgaaagttgcttcattttgatgagttgaatcaattctttagattttgaatgcattgaattatttctttgcttagccctatatgtgTATACCCTTTCTtggaaatttgattgtttgtaTTCACCAATTCAATAGGAtattatagatagatagatagatatagtacatgcatacttgcatgcatatagatagttgtaTTCAATAAGTCATTAtcctttgatcattctccttgtttggtttagcatgaggacatgctattgtttaagtgtgggagaattgatgagtccatatttgatgagatattgacttgatttgagtggatttcatcacataaactcacacttaatcaccaaaatagcatacttttgtgatttctccctaatttggacttaaatgtgaaaacatgcatttttgtgcttaaattagtgattttaattccacttttatgccattcgatgccgtcatATGTTTTGTGAGTGACTTCAGGTCATTTAGGTAAGAATGGGTAGGtagaagtggaaggaagcatgtacaaagggagaacacatgaagaaaacaaggaaaagcatacacagacaagtgtgcgtacgcacaagcacctgtgcgtacgcacaagaagaaaatcggTTAGTGTGCGTGGGCACAACCCTCTGTGCATACACATAAGTGAACATTCAGCAAGGTGTGCATACGTGCGTACGCAGAGGTCCATGCAcgtggtttcattaatgaaacacgtgataCGCGATTTCTGGgggcttttggcccaatttttgAAGGCTTGATGCTGAATGGAAGTGCTATATCAAAGGAGAATGAAGACATATGAGGACATTAAGCTTACATTAGattttaggagtaggagtaggagtagtgtagaatttctctcttagggtttacttcaatctccattgtagcattttatagcaagctttgattttggaattttgtttcttttattgtaagtattctcaatttctctttaattacatcatctttactttcattttctcttggtTCAACTTACTTTGTTAATATTTCCAATTTTAgtatcttgaagttttgattgatgaatttaatattttatgatTTCTTTATGCTTGTTTGATAGTccattgttgatattgtgaatagttagttatagttttcctttttcctttacaatttttcatgttttggttttatacccacaaggtgtttgtgaaaatgccaattatggATTTTGAagagattttcacaccttggcttgggatttgagttcctaggatactaaagtcataatgtccgacatttagtggtaattcttgggtagttagttaactcttgtttccattgacgctagctttttaccaattaatttggtaagttagctaggacttatggattaaggtcaattatgcttgcttgacctaCTCCTTGATGTTAGGGGTTGActaagcgagattgactcattataattatcatagttgtggttatgacgatgataggattccttggatcctcattcccaagtcaaggctctttatgcatttatagcattttcactaagttttgacCTTGTTTCccttttacttgcattaatttcaattttgatcatttcttagttcttttattacttatttcttttaatattttgttctttgattgAAAATCCCTTTTCCTCATAACCAAGAGCGTAACATTTcaattgcattcctagggagaacgacccgagatttaattactctcggtttatgTTTTGTATTTGAAAAAAACTAAACTTTGATGTTGGCCGATTGTCAGGTCtaggctatacttacaacgccaatcTTATTTTGCGATAAAATTCCTAATCCGCTCTAGGCCCACTCATCAACTATCATGTTTTGTTCGGCGTCTGAATTTCTTTCGGTTTGGTAGAGTTTGTCAGTTttgttcacttgattgttagtatcTTTCTCTAGATTATATTTTTCTCCGGTATAAATTCAATGTATTTGTCTGTGTTACGgagaaaaaaattgagaaaacacccataataaaaagaaaacaactaCAAAGGGTGTCAAAAAAGCAAACACAATCTAACAAGTAGTAAGTttctcaaaaatcatattttcttttactttattgaTCCTTTCGTTTTACGTTCCttgatacttattttatgaaCTTTCATATCTGAACAAATAAAAGGCAACGCTGCAGAAAAAGAAGAGAAGCGTTggagaaaataagagaaaagagattaaagaaaagaaatgatggaGCTCAAATAGCAAATGTTGCTCCGGATCAGTTTGAGTCAATGGAGCCACAAAATGATTTGTCTGAGACGTAAGATTCGGCTTCTTATATCgagttatttttctttctttgctaaCTATTACTAGTATTTATTTAACTTGCTTAGACTGCGAATTGTAAATCTCGGAAGTAAACCTCTCTTGCAGACTCAGGGAAGCTCCACACCATCTGTAAATGCCCAAGACAATACCAGGTAAATTAGTTCGTTACACTCTTTACTTTCAGTTCGATGGTTTCCAAAAATGAATTTGATATGTTTCTAGACCTCTACTTTTAATCttggtttctaattttaatttattatcttttttttaggaaaaataccCCAAAATCCAcggtaaaatattttagaaaaaagaaaatccatCAAAAAAAGAGTTTTAAAAGTTCACTagtgtaagttaaaaatatttatgttattcttttagatttaggtaattaaattttgtttaattaatatcACGGAAAACGTGTTTAAATGTCATTAGCGCTACACCTAATTCTGAGCTACAAAGTACAAATCATTCTGTTTCAAAAAGAAACTCATTCTGAACCTTTGGAAATGTAAGCTTTTCAATGTCCAGATTCCCATTACTTAgaacaaattctaattattcaacattaactTCTTTCTTGTTTACATTCCCTAGAAATCCTCTTGCATTGTCTCTTTCAAGTTCTCTTCAGGAAGAGTTTATCAATGATGACTTTATCTATGTCCCTCCAGAAAGTCAAACCTCTAATAAAGAGTAAGtttataaatatttattcaccacatgaatcttGTTCGGTTCTGTAGGCTTGGTAATTTTAAATCATTACTGAaatatttattgtttaatgcAGCAACCCtcccaaacaacaacaacaacaacaataataacaacaacaacaagaacctGAATTGTAAGTTTTACCATTATTCACCACATTGCTTAATTTAGGTTCAGTGGGTTTGGTTATTTTAAATCACTTGATAGATAGTGTGTTCAGGATTTAGGGTTATTTTAAATCACTTCAACATCTATTAATGCAACAGCCCTCTGGAACCACAACACCAGCCCAGCAAAGAAGCAACAGTGCAGCAATCAGAAGAAGAAGTAGATGTTAATGTGTAAGTTTCACTGCTTATACAAATCCCAATAATTTCACTTCACTACATGTTTTAATTGTAAGTtttatctcttctatttcttaCAGCTGCCCTTCGAAACCTAAAAAGCAGGCTGTCGAGATATCTTCACCGAGGAAAACAGAGCCAAAACCTGCGTTGTCTCTTATGAGTTCTGTTATTGAAGAATTATTGAAAGATGACTATTTCTATGAAATTTCTGATGATGAGTAAGTTGCAcataaaaattctttttattcATTTTAATGAGTTATTTTTGAACTGTTATCTGTTTAATGCAGTAGCCCTGTCGAAGAAGAATAGCAACCTAGCCAAAGGGAAGATGATATGCCTTCCTTTAACCTTGGGATAAGTCCACCAGTATCTCAACCAACTCATCCCTCTAAGACGCCTGTTTCACAGCTTGAAATCTTGGCAGAGGCGGTGGTAGATCCTGGAGTGGCGGCAGCATTAAAGTTTGCTGAAGCAACAACTTCCGAGCCACCCTTCCAGCTGCTGCAGTTTTAAAAACTCtggaaaaaaagataaaaa from Arachis ipaensis cultivar K30076 chromosome B09, Araip1.1, whole genome shotgun sequence includes these protein-coding regions:
- the LOC107615385 gene encoding histone H2A.v1-like encodes the protein MTLSMSLQKVKPLIKTTLPNNNNNNNNNNNNKNLNSLWNHNTSPAKKQQCSNQKKNCPSKPKKQAVEISSPRKTEPKPALSLMSSVIEELLKDDYFYEISDDDSPVEEE